The DNA window CTTGCCAGCAGCGTCTTTGGCAGGCGCCGACGTCGCACCTCCGCCACCGCATCCAATAGCAAACGCCACACCAAGAATCGTGGTGATAGTGGCCAACGTTCTCATAGCAACCTCCTCACTTCTTCTCGGCTGCCTGGTCTGCCGGCTGGCTGCCACCCTTTGGCGCATCAGTTGCCGCGGTAGCCCCCACATCTCGGAAAGGAGAGCCATCGAGGTTCAGCGGTGCAGAGCGTTCGCTCAGTCCGGAACTCATGCGAGACGGTGAACCACGGAATTCATCGACAAGGTGAAACTCGGCAGGGTACGACTTGGATAGCCATACCTCGCATGCACGCGAATACTCATCAAAGTACTGCCACTTCACTGAGTAATTGAGGCAGGTCTTATAAGCCGCCTTCGCTTGCTGCTTCTGGGGCTCGCTCGCCTCGTCAAGGCTATTGTAGTAGGTCAACCGCAGATCGTCCCAGGTCAGGTCGGCAAGCCCCGGAATCGGACCACTCTGTTTCCATTCCTTAGGAATGGGCGCTGCACGAAACTCTGCGACGAACTTGCTCCACATCTGTCCCACACGCGAACCGGAGGCGATGACCCAGCGCGGAGGCGGGGAGGGCTGAAGATTGACTACCTTCAGATATTCTTTCTCCGTCTCTTCAATCGCCGAGCGCTTCTTCTTCACCCAATCGAGCACCTTCGTCTGGACGTGCTTCAGTACGTCCTCTCGCGTCCCAGAACCCTTGTACTCAGGGAATCGCAACTTCTCGACGTCTTTTCGCTTTTGCTCAGCGAAGAAGAAGTATGCCTCTCCTACTGCAAGAAGGACCTTGCCGAGCCGGCGATCCCTCTCCATTTCGTCGCCTCCGATCGCATCCAGTCTCTTGCGACCATCATCTGGATTCTTCCAGTAACCTCGGACCTTATTATACTCATTCACCGCCTGAGACGGATTCTTGATCTGAACATAGACCCGACCCAGCATGGCGTGAGCTTGAACTTGGACGTCAAAAGTTGCGTTTCTGTCAATCTGCGCCATCGCAGACTGCAAACGCTTTCTCGCGTTGTCCCAGTCCTCTTTATCTAGATAGTGAGCACCAATCGCGAATGCAATTTGTGCAGCTTGCGCCGGCTTAGCGCTTCCATAGTTCTTGTTGAAGAGATCTGCGTCTTTGATTGCTTGATCCTCTTGTCCAAGCCCAAGACGCAAGACAACAGAGTCCTGTAGCGCTTCTGCAGCCTTCTCCATCTTCGGATTTTCTCTGGCGAAACGCTCGTACCAGTTCGCCGCTTCGTCGTAGACGGCGATGGCCTGGTAGTTGCCACCAATCTCGTAGATGGACTTTTTGGCGAGTTCCGTGTTGTGAAGGTTGTACTTAGGATCGATGAGAATTCGACGCGCCGCGATCGACTTCATGATGAGCCGGGCCGCTTGGAATGAGCGTGCAGCGTTATAAAGCACCTCCTCCGCGCGTTCGCATGCGGGCTCTTTCGCCTCGCACGCCTTCTCACTGTATTTCTTCCACAGGTCCATGTAAGCGGTTGCAGCCTTCTCGTAGTCCCTCAGGGCCTCTGGGCCGCCCGTCTTATCGGCCTTCTCTACGAGTTTCTCCGCCCGGAGCCTCTCGATATCGCGCTGAATGCGAAGGAGGATTCCACACTGTTCTGAGTTGTTCTTTTCTTTGCCACCAGTGCAATACTTGTCGATGAAGACCGGAACGTCTTGCGCCATGTCCTCGTAGCAAGATGGCCTTGGAGGATCCATGTTGGCACCAAGTATGTTTACCGACTCCAGATAGAGTTGCGCCGCGAAGATCCCCACGTCTTTATCAGAATGGTTTATCGCCACGTCACGGAAGGCAAGCGCAGCCTCCTCCCAGTGCTGAGACTCAAAGTACGTTCGACCACGAGCAAACTTGACCTCAACGTATTGCTCTTGCGCTTCTTTGTCTGTCTCAGGCGGCTTGATGTAACAGATGTAGCGGTTGAAAGCGGTCAACATCCCCTTCTGAGAGTCTGTAAACTCTTTGGGGATGAACTTGGTCTTATCAACGGCCTTCTTGTCTGTCTTGGCGCTGGCCGATGTTGGCAGATTGCCAGTACCTTTACGGTCGGAGCCGTCTTTATGCTTCTCTGTATAGATGTTTTGGTAGCACAGCACCGAAGCATAAGCGGCCTCTGCCGCTTGCGACCCATTTGGATCCTCAGCCACTACGGAATCAAATGCAGGGCCA is part of the Chondromyces crocatus genome and encodes:
- a CDS encoding tetratricopeptide repeat protein, translating into MKKQSKKGVLRTLRALAGAATVATCAIASTPASAADTCVTQAAKDALASCPGGKLQVTMGKKPQVSFKSAPQGVNLKKRDDLTKPTNPSASQSSAQRDERRSRLAPKVRSLLVTEIQGLEGLFSSTPKNAPDRPKLMRRLAEGYVELESAAFRDKTENSIKADEAKRKNPKAATGFKTESDKADKILVAARQAAIKYYTLLKSQYPKWCQSSNAADPAKSTGCTDEVLYYLAYEYEQAQQLDQARKVYFELIQNWPQSKFIPNAYLAFGELFFNEAQGDPSKWALAEKSYLEVTKYPAPDNKVWGYAHYKLGYVYWNQGDFPRSISEFKKTIEYGQQYSQLPNAAQLAIAARRDIIPVYALAGDPKRSFDFLRPLSGDSGGGTDKTFKMMDDLGQNYLDTGHYREGIELYQDLMKRDKGPKYCVYQGHITEATLAMKSGNKDNIMAELNRQLEVYQQFEKEGHPADNKLKCANITAGVITETAMAWHLEAVGSGGVRGTGDKKTMQLAAQLYDKVVTNFKQDQFSRFEFPRIIKEDWPNIFKIKYAMADLLYFQKDWEKCGPAFDSVVAEDPNGSQAAEAAYASVLCYQNIYTEKHKDGSDRKGTGNLPTSASAKTDKKAVDKTKFIPKEFTDSQKGMLTAFNRYICYIKPPETDKEAQEQYVEVKFARGRTYFESQHWEEAALAFRDVAINHSDKDVGIFAAQLYLESVNILGANMDPPRPSCYEDMAQDVPVFIDKYCTGGKEKNNSEQCGILLRIQRDIERLRAEKLVEKADKTGGPEALRDYEKAATAYMDLWKKYSEKACEAKEPACERAEEVLYNAARSFQAARLIMKSIAARRILIDPKYNLHNTELAKKSIYEIGGNYQAIAVYDEAANWYERFARENPKMEKAAEALQDSVVLRLGLGQEDQAIKDADLFNKNYGSAKPAQAAQIAFAIGAHYLDKEDWDNARKRLQSAMAQIDRNATFDVQVQAHAMLGRVYVQIKNPSQAVNEYNKVRGYWKNPDDGRKRLDAIGGDEMERDRRLGKVLLAVGEAYFFFAEQKRKDVEKLRFPEYKGSGTREDVLKHVQTKVLDWVKKKRSAIEETEKEYLKVVNLQPSPPPRWVIASGSRVGQMWSKFVAEFRAAPIPKEWKQSGPIPGLADLTWDDLRLTYYNSLDEASEPQKQQAKAAYKTCLNYSVKWQYFDEYSRACEVWLSKSYPAEFHLVDEFRGSPSRMSSGLSERSAPLNLDGSPFRDVGATAATDAPKGGSQPADQAAEKK